A DNA window from Bacteroides cellulosilyticus contains the following coding sequences:
- a CDS encoding glycoside hydrolase family 97 protein codes for MRKLMLSTICLLFALVGKAEGVSSPSGQVKLDFGLSKNGAPTYQVEYKGKSVINPSTLGLELKNSDNLLDGFEVLKASTSTFDETWQPVWGETKDIRNHYNELLVELKQPVTDRYMNLRFRVYDDGVGFRYEFPQQKNLVYFVIKDEHTQFAMTGDHTSWWIPGDYDTQEYDYTESKLSEIRGFMQGAITDNASQNQFSPTGVQTSLQMKTADGIYLNLHEAALVDYSCMHLNLDDKNLIFESWLTPDAQGDKGYMQSPCHTPWRTVIVSDDAREMLASNLILNLNDPCKYEDTSWIKPVKYVGVWWEMIAAGKPWAYTFDLPSVKLDETDYTKVKPNGIHPANTENVKKYIDFAAEHGFDQVLVEGWNTGWEDWFGNSKDYVFDFLTPYPDFDIKYLNEYAHSKGVKLMMHHETSASARNYERHMEAAYDLMNQYGYNSVKSGYVGNIIPRGEYHYGQWMNNHYLYAVTEAAKHKIMVNAHEAVRPTGLCRTYPNLIGNESARGTEYEAFGGSKPFHTTVLPFTRLQGGPMDYTPGVFEMDMNKLNPNSHAHVNSTLARQLALYVTMYSPLQMAADLPENYERFMDAFQFIKDVALDWDDSRYLEAEPGRYITAARKAKGTNDWFIGCTSSEQGHASTLKLDFLDADKQYIATVYADAKDADYKTNPQAYVIRKGIVSPKTVLKLKAAPGGGYAISIMEVKDKSAVKGLKTLKVAQ; via the coding sequence ATGAGAAAGTTAATGCTTAGTACAATTTGTCTTCTTTTTGCCTTAGTGGGGAAAGCCGAAGGAGTGTCGTCTCCTTCGGGCCAGGTGAAGCTGGATTTCGGATTATCAAAGAATGGCGCTCCGACCTATCAGGTGGAGTATAAAGGGAAATCCGTGATTAACCCCAGCACCTTGGGACTGGAATTGAAGAATTCCGATAATCTGCTGGACGGTTTTGAAGTCCTGAAAGCTTCTACCTCTACCTTCGACGAAACCTGGCAACCGGTGTGGGGAGAGACGAAAGATATTCGTAATCACTACAACGAATTGCTGGTTGAATTGAAACAACCCGTCACGGATCGTTATATGAACCTTCGTTTTCGTGTATATGATGATGGTGTAGGATTCCGCTATGAGTTTCCGCAACAGAAGAATCTGGTTTACTTCGTGATTAAGGACGAACATACCCAGTTCGCTATGACGGGCGATCATACCTCCTGGTGGATTCCCGGTGATTACGATACTCAGGAATATGATTATACGGAATCCAAACTTTCGGAAATTCGTGGTTTCATGCAGGGAGCCATTACTGATAATGCGTCACAAAACCAGTTTTCACCGACAGGTGTACAGACTTCCCTCCAGATGAAAACGGCTGACGGAATCTATCTCAATCTCCATGAAGCCGCTTTGGTGGATTATTCGTGTATGCACCTGAATCTGGATGATAAGAACCTTATCTTTGAATCTTGGCTGACGCCGGATGCACAGGGCGATAAAGGGTATATGCAGTCACCTTGTCACACTCCGTGGCGTACGGTGATAGTCAGTGATGATGCCCGTGAAATGCTGGCTTCCAATCTGATACTGAATCTGAATGATCCCTGCAAATATGAAGATACATCCTGGATTAAGCCTGTGAAGTATGTAGGCGTATGGTGGGAAATGATTGCGGCAGGCAAGCCGTGGGCTTATACATTTGATCTCCCTTCCGTAAAACTGGATGAAACGGATTATACGAAAGTGAAACCGAACGGCATTCACCCCGCCAATACGGAGAATGTAAAGAAGTACATTGATTTTGCTGCGGAGCATGGTTTCGACCAGGTATTGGTAGAAGGCTGGAATACCGGTTGGGAAGACTGGTTCGGCAACAGCAAGGATTATGTTTTCGACTTTCTCACTCCATACCCTGATTTTGACATCAAATACCTGAATGAGTATGCTCACTCCAAAGGTGTCAAACTGATGATGCATCATGAGACATCGGCTTCCGCACGCAACTACGAACGCCACATGGAGGCTGCCTATGACTTGATGAACCAATACGGTTACAATTCCGTGAAAAGCGGTTATGTGGGCAATATCATTCCACGCGGTGAATATCATTATGGGCAGTGGATGAACAACCATTACCTGTATGCCGTGACCGAAGCTGCCAAGCATAAAATTATGGTGAATGCCCACGAGGCTGTACGGCCTACTGGTTTGTGCCGTACGTATCCGAACCTGATAGGAAATGAATCTGCCCGTGGCACGGAATATGAAGCTTTCGGAGGCAGCAAGCCTTTCCACACGACCGTTCTTCCTTTCACCCGTCTGCAAGGCGGACCGATGGATTATACGCCGGGTGTCTTTGAAATGGATATGAATAAACTGAATCCGAATAGTCACGCTCATGTAAACTCTACATTGGCGCGTCAGTTGGCACTCTACGTCACGATGTACAGCCCCCTGCAAATGGCAGCCGATCTGCCTGAGAACTATGAACGCTTTATGGATGCTTTCCAGTTCATTAAAGATGTGGCTCTGGACTGGGATGACAGCCGATACCTGGAAGCAGAACCGGGACGCTATATCACGGCTGCCCGCAAGGCGAAAGGTACGAATGATTGGTTTATAGGTTGTACCAGCAGTGAGCAGGGGCATGCTTCTACTCTGAAACTGGATTTTCTGGATGCTGATAAACAGTATATAGCTACTGTTTATGCGGACGCAAAGGATGCTGATTATAAAACGAATCCGCAGGCTTACGTAATCCGTAAAGGGATTGTTTCTCCTAAGACCGTGCTGAAATTGAAAGCGGCTCCGGGTGGTGGTTACGCTATTAGCATTATGGAGGTGAAAGATAAATCTGCAGTAAAGGGATTGAAAACACTAAAGGTTGCTCAATAA
- a CDS encoding DUF169 domain-containing protein — protein MDIHTFMTNYREAFGERAELPIAFWYSDKQESETEKIGGCFFKGLQQVREGKTISLNSDVIGCGGGKFYTGFTEMPIHVPNFVSLKEKYKKTPEMVTDFIKQIQVPRTEKAYLHFARIDKLASFDDVEGLLFLATPDILSGLTTWAFYDTNAFDTVATPFGSGCSSVVTLTVLENQKDGKRCFLGFFDPSVRPHFEANLLSFTIPMSRFKEMYHTMRESCLFDTHAWGKIKERINE, from the coding sequence ATGGATATACATACTTTTATGACTAATTATCGGGAAGCATTTGGTGAACGCGCCGAACTTCCCATCGCCTTCTGGTACTCCGATAAACAGGAAAGCGAAACAGAAAAAATTGGCGGTTGCTTCTTCAAGGGCCTGCAACAGGTAAGGGAAGGTAAAACCATCAGCCTGAACAGCGACGTCATAGGATGTGGCGGCGGAAAATTCTACACCGGTTTCACGGAAATGCCTATACACGTACCTAACTTCGTATCTTTGAAAGAGAAGTACAAAAAGACTCCTGAAATGGTAACAGATTTCATAAAGCAAATCCAGGTACCGCGTACGGAAAAGGCCTATCTGCATTTTGCCCGGATAGATAAACTTGCTTCTTTCGATGATGTAGAGGGTTTGCTGTTCCTTGCTACGCCTGATATCCTGTCAGGACTTACCACGTGGGCTTTTTATGATACGAATGCATTCGATACCGTAGCTACTCCTTTCGGTTCCGGTTGCAGTTCCGTTGTAACCCTCACTGTTCTCGAAAACCAAAAAGATGGTAAGCGCTGTTTCCTCGGCTTCTTCGATCCGTCCGTGCGTCCCCACTTTGAAGCCAATCTGTTGAGCTTCACTATTCCCATGTCCCGCTTCAAAGAAATGTATCACACCATGCGCGAAAGTTGCCTGTTCGATACACACGCCTGGGGAAAGATAAAAGAGCGTATTAACGAATAA
- a CDS encoding glycosyl hydrolase family 95 catalytic domain-containing protein translates to MKARISCFFLLVFFFVQMVKGEDDTLWQLHASDINAPYVGAPMANGGIGILPWKEPFSVRQVILNHVFDTDGPQGVSRVLKGINPFQMSMDVDGKEVNTECITNWKQCVDMKEATHNSSFRAAGKVDVDYSICALRNMPYAGLIRVDVKALSDVSLKVAARMDIPQEYSQPTQRFRKMRADDTQMYMLQSYAVSAHRQQKVSASSAFIFNKGEAQEPLYDEVTKEMSFVLNLKKGEQMSFALVGSVCSARDFSDPYNEAERQVIYAIHEGTTSLMTAHRSLWNELWESDILIEGDDEAQRAVRFALFNLYSSCREGSGLSISPMGLSSQGYNGHIFWDSELWMFPPMLLLNKGIAESMIDYRIDRLMAARKKAMAYGFKGAMFPWESDDYGEESTPTFALTGPLEHHITADISIACWNYYCLTRDGQWLRAKAFPLMKAVADFWVSRVTRNDDGSYSICNVVGADEYANGVDDNAFTNGAAIRALEYACEAAKICNEPVPEIWEEVGKNIRILRFKDGITREHATYNGEMIKQADVNLLGYPLYFVGDAEWQKKDMEYYVDKIDPQNGPAMSYSVFCVQYARMGDAKRAYEMFCRCYQPNLRAPFGVLAETPTSDNPYFMTGAGGLLQAVINGFCGLQITDGGVEQLSSVLPAHWKKVTVKGVGPEKKMYVRER, encoded by the coding sequence ATGAAAGCACGTATTTCCTGTTTCTTTCTACTTGTTTTTTTCTTTGTGCAGATGGTGAAAGGAGAAGATGACACTTTGTGGCAACTTCATGCCTCTGATATAAATGCTCCTTATGTAGGCGCCCCTATGGCGAATGGCGGAATCGGCATTCTTCCCTGGAAAGAACCTTTCTCTGTGCGGCAGGTGATACTGAATCATGTGTTCGATACGGACGGCCCTCAGGGGGTAAGCCGTGTGTTGAAAGGAATCAATCCTTTCCAGATGTCGATGGATGTCGATGGAAAAGAGGTGAATACGGAATGTATCACAAACTGGAAACAGTGTGTTGATATGAAAGAAGCAACTCATAACAGTAGTTTCCGGGCAGCCGGGAAAGTTGATGTGGATTATAGCATTTGCGCTTTAAGAAATATGCCTTATGCGGGGCTTATCCGTGTGGATGTAAAAGCTCTGTCCGATGTATCCCTGAAAGTTGCTGCCCGGATGGATATTCCCCAAGAATACAGTCAGCCGACACAGCGCTTCCGGAAAATGAGGGCGGATGATACACAAATGTATATGCTGCAATCTTATGCTGTATCTGCTCATCGGCAACAAAAAGTTTCCGCTTCTTCCGCTTTTATTTTTAATAAAGGAGAAGCGCAGGAGCCTCTTTATGATGAAGTGACTAAAGAGATGTCTTTTGTGTTGAATCTGAAGAAAGGAGAGCAGATGTCTTTTGCCTTGGTGGGTTCGGTATGCTCCGCCCGTGACTTTAGCGATCCGTATAATGAGGCTGAACGGCAGGTGATTTATGCTATTCATGAAGGTACAACTTCACTGATGACCGCACATCGTAGTCTTTGGAATGAATTGTGGGAAAGCGATATCCTGATAGAAGGGGATGACGAAGCACAACGGGCGGTTCGGTTTGCACTTTTCAACCTTTATTCTTCTTGCAGAGAAGGAAGCGGATTGAGCATCTCGCCCATGGGACTTTCTTCGCAAGGTTACAATGGACATATATTCTGGGATTCGGAACTTTGGATGTTTCCCCCGATGCTGTTGCTGAATAAGGGAATTGCCGAATCTATGATCGATTATCGTATTGACCGCTTGATGGCTGCCCGCAAGAAAGCAATGGCATACGGCTTCAAGGGAGCTATGTTTCCCTGGGAGAGTGATGATTACGGGGAAGAATCAACTCCTACTTTTGCTTTGACAGGCCCTCTGGAACATCATATCACTGCGGACATCAGTATTGCCTGCTGGAATTATTATTGCCTTACCCGTGACGGACAGTGGCTACGGGCGAAAGCATTTCCGCTGATGAAAGCGGTTGCTGACTTTTGGGTAAGCCGTGTGACGCGTAATGATGACGGTTCTTATTCCATTTGCAATGTAGTGGGAGCCGATGAATATGCAAATGGGGTGGATGATAATGCTTTCACGAACGGTGCGGCTATCCGGGCTTTGGAATATGCTTGTGAGGCGGCAAAGATATGTAATGAGCCTGTTCCGGAAATATGGGAAGAAGTGGGCAAGAACATCCGTATTCTTCGTTTTAAAGATGGAATCACTCGTGAGCATGCCACATACAACGGTGAGATGATAAAACAGGCTGATGTGAATTTATTGGGATATCCATTGTATTTTGTCGGGGATGCTGAATGGCAAAAGAAGGATATGGAATATTATGTTGATAAGATTGATCCGCAGAATGGTCCGGCCATGTCTTATTCCGTATTCTGTGTGCAGTATGCCCGGATGGGGGATGCGAAGCGTGCCTATGAGATGTTCTGTCGTTGCTATCAGCCGAACTTGCGTGCTCCTTTCGGTGTATTGGCGGAAACACCCACCAGTGATAATCCTTACTTTATGACGGGAGCAGGCGGATTACTGCAAGCTGTTATAAATGGTTTCTGTGGATTACAGATAACGGATGGCGGTGTGGAGCAATTATCTTCCGTACTTCCTGCACATTGGAAAAAGGTTACGGTGAAAGGAGTAGGACCGGAGAAAAAGATGTATGTACGTGAGAGGTAA
- a CDS encoding long-chain fatty acid--CoA ligase has protein sequence MKQEQHFIDYIEQSIIRNWNLNALTDYKGATLQYKDVARKIAKFHIVLESAGIQPGDKIAVCGRNSAHWAVTFLATITYGAVIVPILHEFKADNIHNIVNHSEARLLFVGDQVWENLNEDAMPQLLGVILMTEFTPVVCRDKRLMEAFEHRNTLYGQRYPKNFRPEHICYRKDEPEELAIINYTSGTTGYSKGVMLPYRSLWSNVNYCHEMLPVKSGDNMVAMLPMGHVFGMTYDFLYGFSAGAHLYFLTRMPTPKIIAQSFAEIKPRVISCVPLIVEKIIKKNILPRVDNKIGKLLLRLPIINDKIRALARKEAMEIFGGNFDEIIIGGAPFNAEVERFLKQIGFPYTIAYGMTECGPIICSSRWETLKLASCGKATTRMEVKIDSSDPEKMAGEIICRGTNLMLGYYKNQEATSQIIDVNGWLHTGDLGTMDAEGYVTVRGRSKNMLLTSSGQNIYPEEIESKLNNMPYVSESLIVLQKEKLVALIYPDFDDAFANGLQQTDVERMMEANRNELNQQLPAYCQISKVKIHFEEFEKTAKKSIKRFMYQEAKG, from the coding sequence ATGAAACAGGAACAACACTTCATTGATTACATTGAACAAAGCATCATTCGGAACTGGAACTTAAACGCCTTGACTGACTACAAAGGTGCTACTCTCCAATATAAAGACGTGGCTCGCAAGATTGCAAAATTCCATATTGTACTGGAAAGTGCCGGTATCCAGCCGGGTGATAAAATTGCCGTCTGCGGTCGTAACAGCGCACACTGGGCAGTTACTTTCCTGGCAACCATCACTTATGGAGCTGTTATTGTGCCTATCCTTCACGAATTTAAAGCGGATAATATACATAATATCGTCAATCACTCAGAAGCCAGACTGCTTTTTGTGGGAGACCAGGTGTGGGAAAACCTGAATGAAGACGCCATGCCGCAATTGCTGGGCGTTATTCTGATGACGGAATTCACCCCTGTAGTCTGTCGCGACAAACGATTGATGGAAGCTTTCGAGCACCGCAATACTCTCTACGGACAACGCTATCCTAAAAACTTCCGTCCCGAACACATCTGTTATCGGAAGGATGAACCGGAAGAACTTGCCATCATTAATTATACTTCGGGTACTACCGGATATTCCAAAGGTGTTATGCTCCCCTATCGCAGCCTTTGGTCCAACGTAAATTACTGCCATGAGATGCTTCCGGTGAAATCGGGCGATAATATGGTTGCCATGCTTCCTATGGGACATGTGTTCGGAATGACTTACGATTTCCTTTACGGTTTTTCAGCCGGGGCACACCTCTACTTCCTCACTCGCATGCCGACTCCTAAAATTATCGCACAGTCTTTCGCTGAAATCAAACCACGCGTCATCTCATGCGTGCCTCTGATTGTAGAAAAGATTATCAAGAAGAATATTCTGCCCCGTGTAGATAATAAAATAGGTAAGTTGCTGCTTCGTCTTCCTATCATCAATGACAAGATCAGAGCCCTCGCCCGCAAAGAAGCAATGGAAATATTCGGCGGTAACTTCGATGAAATAATCATCGGTGGAGCCCCGTTCAATGCAGAAGTCGAGCGCTTCCTCAAACAGATAGGCTTCCCCTACACCATCGCTTACGGTATGACAGAATGTGGTCCAATCATCTGTTCCAGCCGCTGGGAAACCCTGAAGCTGGCATCATGCGGTAAGGCAACCACACGCATGGAAGTGAAGATAGATTCGTCTGATCCGGAGAAGATGGCGGGAGAAATCATTTGTCGAGGTACCAACCTGATGCTGGGATATTATAAGAACCAGGAAGCAACGTCACAAATCATTGACGTAAATGGCTGGCTGCATACAGGCGATTTAGGCACAATGGATGCAGAAGGTTATGTAACTGTGCGCGGGCGCAGCAAGAATATGTTGCTCACTTCCAGCGGACAAAACATCTATCCGGAAGAGATTGAAAGCAAACTGAATAATATGCCTTACGTTTCCGAGTCACTCATTGTGTTGCAAAAAGAAAAACTGGTAGCACTGATTTATCCGGACTTTGACGATGCATTTGCCAATGGACTGCAACAAACAGATGTAGAGCGTATGATGGAAGCTAACCGTAACGAACTCAATCAGCAATTACCGGCTTATTGCCAGATATCAAAGGTGAAGATACATTTTGAGGAGTTTGAAAAGACAGCCAAAAAATCTATTAAACGGTTTATGTATCAGGAGGCTAAAGGTTAA
- a CDS encoding potassium/proton antiporter has protein sequence MIFTAENILLIGSILLFISIIVGKTGYRFGVPALLLFLVVGMIFGSDGFGLQFHNAKEAQFIGMVALSVILFSGGMDTKFSEIKPILVPGIVLSTFGVLLTAVFTGFFIWWIAGMSWSNIYLPITTSLLLASTMSSTDSASVFAILRSQKMNLKHNLRPMLELESGSNDPMAYMLTIVLIQFIQSGGMGIGGIFGSFVIQFIVGAAAGYLLGKLAILMLNKLNIDNQALYPILLLAFVFFTFAITDLLKGNGYLAVYIAGIMVGNNKIMHRKEIYTFMDGLTWLFQIIMFLCLGLLVNPHELLDIALVATLIGVFMIVIGRPLSVFLCLLPFGKKITNRSRLFVSWVGLRGAVPIIFATYPVVAQVPGADVIFNIVFFITIVSLVIQGTTVSLAARLLKLSTPLEKTGNEFGVELPEEIDSDLSDMTVTTEMLEEGDTLKDITLPNGALVMIVKRGTEFLIPNGSLKLHLGDKLLLISDKKSSD, from the coding sequence ATGATTTTTACAGCAGAAAACATTCTTTTAATTGGTTCTATCTTACTTTTCATTAGTATTATTGTCGGCAAGACTGGCTATCGATTCGGAGTCCCTGCCCTGTTACTATTCCTTGTCGTCGGCATGATTTTCGGTAGCGATGGTTTCGGACTACAGTTTCATAACGCTAAAGAAGCACAATTTATTGGTATGGTTGCTCTTAGCGTTATTTTGTTTTCCGGCGGTATGGATACTAAATTCAGCGAAATTAAACCGATTCTTGTTCCGGGTATTGTCCTCTCCACATTCGGCGTACTGCTTACTGCCGTCTTTACGGGATTTTTCATCTGGTGGATTGCTGGCATGAGTTGGTCAAATATTTATCTTCCTATCACTACATCCCTACTGCTTGCCTCTACCATGTCATCTACCGATTCCGCTTCTGTATTCGCCATCTTACGTTCGCAGAAAATGAATCTGAAACACAATCTTCGCCCCATGCTGGAGCTTGAAAGTGGTAGTAATGACCCGATGGCATACATGCTTACCATTGTGCTGATACAGTTCATACAATCCGGTGGAATGGGTATTGGAGGTATCTTCGGTTCGTTCGTTATCCAATTCATAGTAGGTGCAGCTGCCGGATACCTTCTCGGCAAACTTGCCATCCTCATGCTGAACAAGCTTAATATTGATAATCAGGCTCTTTATCCCATCCTTCTGCTTGCATTTGTATTTTTCACTTTCGCCATTACCGATCTTCTGAAAGGAAATGGTTACCTCGCTGTTTACATTGCCGGTATTATGGTAGGTAACAACAAGATAATGCATCGCAAAGAGATTTATACTTTCATGGATGGATTAACCTGGCTGTTCCAAATCATCATGTTCCTTTGCCTCGGTTTGTTGGTAAATCCTCACGAATTACTCGATATTGCTTTGGTAGCAACGCTTATCGGTGTATTTATGATTGTTATTGGTCGTCCGCTCAGTGTCTTCCTCTGTTTGCTACCTTTCGGCAAGAAGATCACAAACCGTTCGCGACTTTTTGTTTCCTGGGTAGGTTTGCGTGGTGCAGTGCCTATCATCTTCGCCACTTATCCGGTAGTAGCGCAAGTACCGGGTGCCGATGTGATCTTCAATATCGTATTCTTTATCACGATTGTTTCTCTCGTTATCCAAGGTACTACTGTTTCCTTGGCCGCCCGTTTGCTGAAACTTTCTACTCCGTTGGAGAAGACCGGTAATGAATTCGGTGTGGAATTGCCCGAAGAAATAGACAGTGACCTCAGTGATATGACCGTTACCACGGAGATGCTGGAAGAAGGCGATACCCTGAAGGATATAACCCTGCCTAATGGGGCACTCGTAATGATTGTGAAACGAGGCACGGAGTTCCTGATACCGAACGGATCACTGAAATTGCATTTGGGGGATAAGCTGTTGCTGATTTCGGATAAGAAGAGTAGTGATTAA